Proteins encoded together in one Candidatus Sulfotelmatobacter sp. window:
- a CDS encoding GAF domain-containing protein: MFRKSLYGDTFRDVSFVPLQSATFCVQCELISANSKPYCLACGSHALLGLSRVLGGSMRNQKNAHLILDAELNNLVRDLLRTVPDPELWRDDLTLADHNRMPALAQRSQLRVANAAHPISGFHAVSVNAEAEAEIHPAELDLEPAISAITERAQHLTGATGAAIALRAGDEIVCRARAGRTAPDLGVRLQTDAGISAEAVRSGEIMLCHDAERNPRVDLASCRRLGVRSILVSPLRHYRRTLGVFEVLSSSPGAFDESDVATMQLLSGMMVAAISRISSLHNAHLTRRAG; the protein is encoded by the coding sequence ATGTTTCGTAAGTCCCTGTATGGCGACACTTTCAGAGACGTCAGTTTCGTGCCGTTGCAGTCCGCCACCTTCTGTGTGCAGTGTGAGCTGATCAGCGCCAACAGCAAGCCCTACTGCCTGGCCTGCGGCAGTCACGCTCTGCTTGGCCTCTCGCGGGTGCTCGGCGGATCCATGCGCAATCAGAAGAACGCGCACCTCATCCTCGATGCCGAACTCAACAATCTCGTGCGCGATCTGCTGCGCACCGTCCCCGATCCAGAACTTTGGCGGGATGATCTCACCCTCGCCGATCACAATCGCATGCCCGCCCTCGCGCAGCGCAGCCAGTTGCGCGTCGCCAACGCCGCGCATCCTATATCCGGATTCCACGCGGTGTCAGTGAATGCCGAAGCCGAAGCCGAAATTCATCCCGCCGAACTCGATCTTGAACCCGCCATCAGCGCCATCACCGAGCGCGCTCAACACTTAACCGGAGCCACCGGAGCCGCCATCGCGCTGCGCGCCGGCGACGAAATTGTCTGCCGCGCCCGCGCTGGCCGCACTGCTCCCGACCTTGGCGTCCGCCTCCAAACCGACGCCGGCATCTCCGCTGAAGCCGTCCGCTCCGGCGAGATCATGCTGTGCCACGATGCCGAACGCAATCCGCGCGTCGATCTCGCCAGTTGCCGCCGCCTCGGCGTGCGCTCGATTCTGGTCTCGCCTCTGCGCCACTATCGCCGCACGCTCGGCGTTTTTGAAGTTCTCTCTTCCTCCCCCGGAGCTTTCGACGAGAGCGACGTCGCCACCATGCAACTGCTTTCCGGCATGATGGTCGCCGCCATCTCCCGCATCTCCAGCCTGCACAACGCACACCTCACCCGACGAGCCGGCTGA
- a CDS encoding beta-propeller fold lactonase family protein: MSLRVCFKYSAMFATVAVAAFVISCGNSSSSTSGGTGSGGGSSNLGGYAAGIGGAAQTGSAHYLVAIQVPGVTPFPTMINSNGTLTQAKVTLPAYSVFNPMAMTAAIDPSGSFLYQAARPGLWTFTIDRSTGNLNEMSTSPYDDTVNFDAVAVDQTGKFVYAYDDSGNVYGYTIQSGTGQLTPIAGSPFASQASGEQFAVAGNRTAVSQDDKYLYVATVGGIMAYSIDATTGALTMVNGSPFGASAGPGFALAAPSSGFLYETIQSSSSTPPGVYGYSIDANTGTLTQISGSPFAPGCGGGDLTSPASGKFMFMAGCGMYQIDAGTGALTFLFKDPEAPNDGWSAFDPASAFVWIVTTVQPCFSCEVGVDAYQVDPNTGSMTLVPNSFFQMTDTEVGDIQAVAITH, translated from the coding sequence ATGTCTCTCCGGGTCTGTTTCAAGTATTCCGCAATGTTTGCGACGGTTGCGGTTGCAGCCTTCGTCATCTCCTGTGGCAACTCATCCAGTTCCACATCGGGTGGAACCGGTTCTGGCGGAGGATCGAGCAACCTGGGTGGATATGCCGCGGGCATCGGCGGGGCCGCGCAGACTGGTTCAGCTCATTATCTGGTTGCGATTCAGGTTCCGGGCGTCACTCCGTTCCCAACCATGATCAATTCCAACGGGACGCTCACCCAAGCGAAGGTTACGCTTCCTGCTTACAGCGTTTTCAATCCGATGGCCATGACTGCGGCGATCGATCCCTCGGGATCTTTTTTGTATCAGGCGGCGCGGCCAGGCCTTTGGACGTTTACCATCGACCGTTCAACCGGGAATCTCAACGAGATGTCTACTTCTCCTTACGATGACACGGTGAATTTCGATGCAGTTGCGGTCGACCAAACCGGCAAGTTCGTTTATGCCTACGACGACTCGGGCAACGTTTACGGGTACACAATTCAATCGGGGACCGGACAACTCACTCCGATTGCCGGTTCGCCATTCGCTTCACAGGCATCGGGCGAGCAGTTTGCAGTCGCGGGCAATCGAACGGCCGTCTCGCAAGATGACAAATATCTTTATGTGGCGACCGTCGGGGGGATTATGGCGTACTCGATCGACGCCACGACCGGGGCATTAACCATGGTGAACGGCTCGCCTTTTGGAGCGAGCGCCGGACCGGGCTTCGCGCTGGCGGCGCCATCGTCCGGTTTTCTTTACGAAACGATTCAAAGCAGTTCGTCGACGCCGCCGGGAGTCTATGGGTATAGCATCGACGCGAATACGGGAACGCTGACGCAGATTTCCGGTTCCCCGTTTGCGCCGGGATGCGGCGGAGGCGATTTGACTTCGCCGGCGAGCGGAAAGTTTATGTTTATGGCGGGCTGCGGGATGTATCAGATCGACGCCGGTACGGGCGCGCTGACATTCCTCTTCAAAGATCCGGAAGCTCCGAACGACGGCTGGTCGGCGTTCGATCCGGCATCGGCTTTTGTTTGGATTGTCACTACTGTGCAACCTTGCTTTAGCTGCGAAGTCGGCGTTGATGCTTATCAGGTTGATCCGAACACGGGAAGCATGACACTGGTGCCTAACTCGTTCTTCCAGATGACCGACACGGAGGTCGGTGATATCCAGGCGGTGGCGATTACGCATTGA
- a CDS encoding MraY family glycosyltransferase, whose translation MTGLFLATFVLALLSAFVLTRYVRDFATIHGWVAVPTQERHLHSSPLPRLGGVAIFISFSFCMGLAAMWAWRTPRMHAAFSLRTLLTILGPASLIFLLGVYDDIRGVGPYFKFSVQGVAATFLFMGGLRIVNIPVLFGDHKLPWIVGWAFTVLWVLAITNAFNLIDGLDGLAAGSALFSTLVVFVSALLNGTSLVTVMTIALAGAILGFLRFNFNPATIFLGDSGSLFIGFVLSALALKGAQKAPTIVAVAIPIVSFGLPILETALSIVRRLISGRPIFTADRDHIHHKLLQHGLTHRQVVIVLYGVSAIFAMLSLFLLWPTGSSLGLVLAVLGIGIWIGVQHLGYLEFGELARVAHRTFDQPQIFINNLAIRRAIEELKVARDYDQVRRVLTAAFGSNDFDSFELKVELHPGELVSFDPPDPVSRRAVNTFRWSKPGVPKILDASSSSWTIALALLSSANRRCGTLFVHRLYSTRDLQLDINLLTSSFPTALADALDRTLAHSAHVVLLPEDAALITAQAG comes from the coding sequence TTGACGGGCCTCTTCCTCGCCACATTTGTCTTAGCGCTGCTCTCAGCCTTTGTTCTCACGCGCTACGTTCGCGATTTCGCTACCATCCACGGATGGGTCGCGGTTCCCACGCAAGAGCGTCATCTTCACTCGAGCCCACTGCCTCGTCTGGGCGGGGTCGCCATCTTCATCTCCTTCTCTTTCTGCATGGGCCTGGCGGCGATGTGGGCTTGGCGCACTCCTCGCATGCATGCGGCCTTTTCCTTGCGAACGTTGTTGACCATCCTCGGACCCGCGTCCCTCATTTTTCTTCTGGGCGTCTACGACGACATCCGCGGCGTCGGCCCCTACTTCAAGTTTTCGGTGCAAGGCGTCGCCGCCACGTTCCTCTTCATGGGCGGACTCCGCATCGTCAATATCCCAGTATTATTTGGTGATCATAAGCTGCCTTGGATTGTGGGCTGGGCCTTCACTGTTCTCTGGGTCCTGGCCATCACTAACGCATTCAACCTGATCGACGGCCTTGACGGTCTGGCTGCCGGATCGGCCCTGTTCTCGACTCTGGTAGTTTTCGTCAGCGCTCTTCTGAATGGAACTTCGCTCGTCACCGTGATGACCATCGCCCTGGCCGGCGCGATTCTCGGCTTCCTGCGCTTCAACTTCAATCCCGCGACCATTTTCCTCGGCGACTCCGGCAGCCTCTTCATCGGATTCGTGCTGAGCGCCCTGGCGCTCAAGGGCGCTCAAAAGGCCCCTACGATTGTCGCCGTCGCCATCCCCATTGTCTCGTTTGGTCTTCCCATTCTTGAGACCGCGCTCTCCATCGTCCGCCGCCTCATCAGTGGGCGTCCTATCTTTACCGCCGACCGCGACCACATTCACCACAAACTGTTGCAGCATGGTCTGACGCACCGCCAGGTCGTGATTGTGCTCTACGGCGTCTCCGCCATCTTCGCCATGCTGAGCTTGTTCCTGCTATGGCCGACCGGAAGCTCTCTGGGACTGGTCCTCGCGGTCCTGGGCATCGGAATCTGGATTGGCGTCCAGCACCTTGGCTACCTCGAATTTGGAGAACTGGCGCGCGTCGCCCACCGCACTTTCGACCAGCCGCAAATCTTCATCAATAATCTGGCCATCCGCCGCGCTATCGAGGAACTCAAGGTCGCCCGCGATTACGATCAGGTGCGCCGCGTGCTTACCGCTGCCTTCGGCAGCAACGATTTTGACAGCTTCGAACTGAAGGTTGAACTGCACCCCGGAGAACTGGTTTCCTTCGACCCCCCCGATCCCGTTTCGCGGCGCGCGGTCAATACCTTCCGCTGGAGCAAACCCGGCGTCCCGAAAATCCTCGACGCCTCCTCCTCCTCGTGGACCATAGCTCTCGCGCTGCTCAGTTCCGCCAATCGCCGCTGCGGCACCCTCTTCGTGCATCGCCTCTATTCGACTCGCGACCTCCAGCTCGACATCAATCTCCTGACATCTTCATTTCCCACCGCTCTCGCCGATGCACTCGACCGCACCCTCGCTCACTCGGCCCATGTCGTCCTACTGCCCGAGGATGCCGCGCTGATTACCGCCCAGGCCGGTTAA
- a CDS encoding polysaccharide biosynthesis/export family protein gives MLVYAASFFGASFVIASSAAGQQPAAAQSGQGTAPGELPSIQPIPQAAVSASDPGLPAKAQDPAKDSGDQSAVMRLGPGDLLEVNVYNVPELTSKVRVSNAGDVYLPLIDYVHLDGLTQEEAQTVIEKRLADGGFVRSPHVTIFVDEATSQGVTILGEVTKPGIYPDVADHKLYEVISEAGGFTASASRKLAIIRHGQTEPIRIDLPRNLTDDLSGNIDIQPGDTINVPRAPVIYVVGDVNRPCGLLVDNGTLTVLQALALAGGTNRTAKLGASRIIHKGPTGMTETKLQIKKMLEAKTPDVTLQADDILFIPVSGAKVAAGKSLDAAVGIAAAVTIYSVRP, from the coding sequence TTGCTGGTTTACGCGGCAAGTTTTTTTGGGGCAAGTTTTGTAATCGCCAGCAGTGCGGCGGGGCAACAACCGGCGGCGGCGCAATCCGGCCAAGGAACCGCTCCCGGGGAGCTTCCATCGATTCAGCCAATACCACAGGCAGCGGTGAGTGCCTCTGATCCCGGCTTGCCAGCAAAGGCTCAGGATCCGGCGAAGGATTCTGGCGACCAGAGCGCGGTGATGCGACTCGGCCCCGGCGATCTACTGGAAGTGAACGTATACAATGTGCCGGAATTGACGAGCAAAGTGCGAGTGAGCAACGCCGGCGATGTATATCTCCCCCTGATTGACTACGTTCATCTCGACGGCTTAACGCAGGAAGAAGCGCAAACAGTGATCGAGAAGCGGCTTGCGGACGGGGGATTCGTGCGCAGCCCGCACGTCACCATTTTCGTGGATGAAGCCACGTCCCAGGGCGTGACCATTTTGGGAGAAGTGACCAAGCCCGGCATTTATCCAGATGTGGCGGATCACAAACTGTACGAGGTGATCTCGGAGGCTGGGGGGTTCACGGCATCGGCGTCGCGAAAGCTCGCTATCATCCGGCATGGCCAAACGGAACCGATTCGTATCGACCTGCCGCGGAATCTGACGGACGACCTCAGCGGTAATATCGACATCCAGCCGGGGGACACGATTAACGTTCCACGGGCGCCGGTTATTTACGTAGTCGGAGACGTAAACCGGCCGTGCGGCTTGCTGGTGGACAATGGAACGTTAACGGTGCTGCAAGCGCTGGCGCTGGCGGGGGGAACGAACCGCACGGCGAAATTGGGCGCGAGCCGCATCATTCACAAAGGTCCGACGGGGATGACCGAGACCAAGCTGCAAATCAAGAAGATGCTGGAGGCCAAGACGCCGGACGTGACGCTACAGGCGGACGATATTCTTTTCATTCCGGTCAGCGGAGCCAAGGTGGCGGCTGGAAAGTCGCTGGATGCGGCCGTCGGCATCGCGGCTGCGGTTACGATTTATTCGGTGCGTCCGTAG
- a CDS encoding glycosyltransferase family 4 protein: protein MKILYVSQYFPPEMGAPAARASELARHWAQAGHKVSVLTGFPNHPTGVVPAEWRARLRRLTFRESSSGVDVFRTWLWPLPNRKAHERMRNYASFCISAGLRGMVLPRPDVVIASSPQLLVGLSGWWIAHCRQIPFVFEVRDLWPESLAAVGVGDENSLLHRALAAVAKFLYLRSDLIVVVTPAFKEYLVQHRRIPAEKIAVIQNGVETSLFTSAPHDSNQALRQDFAVKDKFLLCYIGTMGMAHGLETLLDAAAELQRQNSNAHFLLVGEGAEKARIKNLALSRGLANVTFLDQQPREKIPAFISASDACLVLLKKTEIFKTVIPTKMLEFMSCARPVILGVEGQARQIIEDADAGIVIEPENVDALVAAVHRLSGNRELGLALGQKGREYILQNFARATTAKKYIEVLRGLLPTPQSG, encoded by the coding sequence GTGAAGATCCTCTACGTCTCACAATATTTTCCACCGGAGATGGGCGCCCCGGCCGCTCGCGCCTCGGAACTAGCCCGCCATTGGGCGCAGGCCGGCCATAAAGTTTCCGTGCTCACCGGATTTCCCAACCATCCCACCGGCGTTGTTCCCGCCGAATGGCGCGCTCGCCTGCGACGCCTGACTTTTCGGGAGAGCTCAAGCGGCGTCGACGTCTTCCGCACCTGGCTCTGGCCCCTCCCCAACCGCAAAGCCCACGAGCGTATGCGCAACTACGCGTCTTTCTGCATCTCCGCCGGTCTCCGCGGCATGGTGCTGCCACGTCCGGATGTCGTCATTGCCTCCTCGCCCCAACTCCTCGTCGGCCTCTCCGGTTGGTGGATCGCGCATTGCCGGCAAATCCCCTTCGTTTTCGAAGTGCGCGACCTCTGGCCTGAGTCTTTGGCGGCCGTGGGAGTGGGCGACGAGAATTCGCTGCTCCACCGCGCGCTGGCCGCGGTCGCGAAATTTCTCTATCTGCGGTCCGATTTGATCGTCGTCGTCACTCCCGCTTTCAAAGAGTATCTCGTACAGCACCGCCGGATTCCCGCCGAAAAAATTGCCGTTATACAAAATGGCGTCGAGACTAGCCTGTTTACCTCCGCCCCCCACGATTCCAACCAGGCCCTCCGCCAGGATTTCGCCGTGAAAGACAAGTTTCTGCTCTGCTACATCGGCACGATGGGGATGGCTCATGGCCTCGAAACCCTGCTCGATGCCGCCGCCGAACTACAACGCCAGAATTCTAATGCGCATTTTCTCCTGGTCGGCGAAGGAGCGGAAAAAGCGCGTATCAAGAATCTTGCCCTATCCCGCGGCCTGGCCAACGTCACCTTTCTTGACCAGCAGCCCCGCGAAAAAATCCCCGCCTTCATCTCCGCTTCCGACGCCTGCCTCGTGCTCTTGAAAAAGACCGAGATTTTTAAAACCGTGATCCCCACCAAAATGCTTGAGTTCATGTCTTGTGCCCGCCCCGTCATTCTTGGCGTCGAAGGTCAGGCGCGCCAAATTATCGAAGACGCCGACGCCGGCATCGTCATCGAGCCAGAAAATGTAGATGCTCTGGTCGCCGCCGTCCACCGTCTCTCCGGCAATCGCGAACTCGGTTTGGCCCTGGGACAAAAGGGAAGAGAATACATCCTGCAAAACTTCGCGCGCGCCACAACCGCCAAAAAATATATCGAAGTATTACGCGGACTGTTGCCCACGCCGCAATCGGGCTAA
- a CDS encoding acyl carrier protein: MDRKPEIRKFLRKLLDRKSDTQPFSDDTSLLLSGRLQSIDAVGLAVFLEEKFGIDFADIGFDQERMDTVNAISALVEESCNAGR, translated from the coding sequence ATGGACCGCAAACCGGAAATTCGGAAATTTCTTCGTAAGCTGCTCGACCGCAAGAGCGATACCCAACCTTTCTCCGACGACACCTCACTGCTCTTGAGCGGCCGCCTTCAGTCCATCGACGCCGTCGGCCTCGCGGTTTTCCTCGAAGAAAAATTCGGCATCGACTTCGCCGATATCGGCTTCGATCAGGAACGAATGGACACCGTCAATGCCATCTCCGCTCTCGTCGAAGAATCCTGCAACGCCGGCCGCTAG
- a CDS encoding amino acid adenylation domain-containing protein has product MSTNLALPFCNNARNSPDRLALSVNQREFTYGELAELVERIAAWLQSRSSGEVKLVGILASRSWPAYAGLLGTCWAGAAYVPLNPDWPEQRLLNILQTTNLDALVVDDRGLKLLTSEVLQHAPKSILAPASSESFSLLTPPTTVAGFDALPAPDLGHLAKSMTADDLAYVMFTSGTTGSPKGVMVSTGNVASFLAAMRYVDPEFSAADRVSQTYDLTFDPSVMDMFMTWSAGASLHVVPAGQLMGPSRFIRDHQLTCWFSVPSTIAFMRNLKMLTPGAFPSIRYSIFCGEPLPASAAELWQIAAPNSAIDNLYGPTEATVVCIGQRCTNPMTVTEGRGTVATGKPFTGMSAAIVDASLNFLAPGEKGELALCGPQVAKGYFKDPQKTAARFPVIDRRTWYLTGDLASQDSAGIFHHLGRIDNQVKVLGNRVEIEDVEAHLREACGVDSVSAIAWPITNGSAGGIVAFVAGSSVAAAEIRERMQRSVPKYMVPSEIRFVPHLPVSAAGKTDRKTLTAMLAEGAK; this is encoded by the coding sequence ATGAGCACAAACCTCGCGCTACCCTTCTGCAACAATGCCAGGAATTCTCCCGACCGCCTCGCGCTCTCGGTGAACCAGCGCGAGTTCACTTACGGGGAACTCGCCGAACTTGTGGAGCGTATCGCCGCCTGGTTGCAATCACGGTCCTCAGGCGAAGTGAAGCTGGTAGGAATTCTGGCCTCCCGCAGTTGGCCAGCTTATGCCGGACTCCTCGGTACTTGCTGGGCAGGCGCGGCCTATGTCCCGCTCAACCCCGATTGGCCCGAACAAAGGCTGCTCAACATTTTGCAAACTACGAATCTCGACGCGCTGGTCGTCGACGATCGCGGCTTGAAGCTTCTCACGTCTGAAGTCCTACAGCACGCGCCGAAAAGTATCCTGGCTCCAGCAAGCTCAGAGTCGTTTTCGCTCTTAACGCCGCCGACAACAGTCGCCGGTTTCGACGCCCTGCCCGCGCCCGATCTCGGTCATCTCGCGAAGTCAATGACCGCCGACGACCTCGCTTACGTCATGTTCACCTCCGGCACCACCGGATCACCCAAAGGCGTGATGGTCTCCACCGGAAATGTGGCTTCGTTCCTCGCCGCCATGCGCTACGTCGACCCCGAATTCAGCGCCGCCGACCGCGTTTCGCAGACTTACGATCTCACCTTCGACCCCTCGGTCATGGACATGTTCATGACCTGGTCGGCCGGCGCCTCGCTGCACGTAGTCCCCGCCGGCCAGTTGATGGGCCCGTCGCGCTTCATCCGTGACCATCAACTGACTTGCTGGTTTTCGGTGCCCTCCACCATAGCCTTCATGCGCAACCTGAAGATGCTCACCCCCGGGGCCTTCCCCTCGATTCGCTATTCGATTTTTTGCGGCGAGCCGCTGCCCGCCAGCGCCGCCGAACTTTGGCAGATCGCTGCGCCCAACAGCGCGATCGACAATCTTTATGGCCCAACCGAAGCGACGGTGGTCTGCATCGGTCAGCGCTGCACGAACCCCATGACTGTGACCGAAGGCCGCGGAACCGTCGCTACAGGTAAGCCCTTCACCGGCATGAGCGCAGCCATCGTCGACGCCTCGCTGAATTTTCTCGCTCCCGGCGAAAAAGGCGAGCTCGCTCTTTGTGGCCCGCAGGTCGCCAAAGGATATTTCAAAGATCCACAAAAAACGGCTGCCCGTTTTCCCGTGATCGATCGGCGAACGTGGTATCTGACCGGCGATCTCGCTTCCCAAGACAGCGCTGGAATATTCCATCATCTCGGGCGAATAGACAATCAGGTCAAAGTCCTGGGCAATCGTGTAGAAATCGAGGACGTCGAAGCGCACCTGCGCGAAGCCTGCGGCGTCGATTCCGTATCAGCCATCGCATGGCCGATCACGAATGGCTCCGCCGGAGGAATCGTTGCGTTCGTCGCCGGCAGCAGCGTGGCCGCCGCCGAAATCCGCGAACGCATGCAGCGCAGCGTCCCCAAATATATGGTGCCATCCGAAATACGTTTTGTGCCGCACCTCCCCGTGAGCGCCGCCGGAAAGACCGACCGAAAAACTCTGACAGCGATGCTCGCAGAAGGCGCGAAATGA
- a CDS encoding D-glucuronyl C5-epimerase family protein, translated as MPSLSYYRRIFSAYALGGKSHLTFWHETPAENPNAPVNELGEYYMLFAEKSDYNGAYDSSGVPQLDYHGHIGPQYNPIAIAQYGLGNYNLYRRTTDPVRRMKFLLAADWLCSHLEQNPQGLAVWNHHFDWEYRDTLRAPWYSALAQGQGISVLVRAHKETLISGRGSEYDSRYIDAAQRALVAFFQPIDAGGVAFTDESGDLWFEEYIVKPPTHILNGFIWAAWGVYDYFLATKHPAAHGLFQQAVRTMLHNLDRYDLGFWSLYEQSGTRLPMVASNFYHRLHIVQLRVMHRLTGEEKFAQVADRWEGYTRSRINRARALGYKAAFKLCYY; from the coding sequence TTGCCGAGCCTAAGCTACTATCGCCGTATCTTCAGCGCCTACGCTCTCGGCGGCAAGAGCCATCTCACCTTCTGGCACGAAACTCCCGCGGAAAATCCCAACGCGCCGGTCAACGAACTCGGCGAGTACTATATGCTCTTCGCCGAGAAGTCCGACTACAACGGCGCCTACGATTCTTCCGGCGTCCCGCAACTCGACTATCACGGCCACATCGGACCGCAGTACAACCCTATCGCCATCGCACAATACGGCCTGGGCAACTACAACCTTTACCGCCGCACCACCGATCCCGTGCGCCGCATGAAATTTCTGCTGGCCGCCGACTGGCTCTGCTCGCACCTCGAGCAAAACCCGCAAGGCCTCGCCGTCTGGAACCATCACTTCGATTGGGAATATCGCGACACGCTCCGCGCCCCCTGGTACTCGGCGCTGGCACAAGGACAGGGAATTTCCGTGCTGGTGCGCGCCCACAAAGAAACGCTGATTTCAGGCCGGGGTTCAGAGTATGACTCGCGCTACATCGACGCCGCGCAGCGAGCGCTGGTTGCCTTCTTCCAGCCCATCGACGCCGGCGGCGTCGCCTTCACCGACGAGTCTGGCGACCTGTGGTTCGAGGAATACATCGTGAAGCCGCCCACCCACATTCTGAACGGATTCATCTGGGCCGCATGGGGCGTTTACGATTACTTTCTCGCCACCAAACATCCCGCCGCCCACGGACTTTTCCAGCAGGCCGTCCGCACCATGCTGCACAATCTCGACCGCTACGATTTAGGATTCTGGTCGCTCTACGAGCAATCCGGCACCCGCCTGCCCATGGTAGCCAGCAATTTCTATCATCGGCTCCACATCGTGCAGTTGCGCGTAATGCATCGCCTGACCGGCGAAGAAAAATTCGCCCAGGTCGCCGACCGCTGGGAGGGCTACACCCGTAGCCGCATCAACCGCGCCCGCGCGCTGGGCTACAAGGCAGCGTTCAAGCTCTGCTACTACTAA
- a CDS encoding DUF2252 family protein, with the protein MNVVKATHQFEKWLGQRTGLVTKDLHVKHLNMKADVFPFLRATYYRWAQLWPKVCPDLAKAPQVLAVGDLHIENFGTWRDIEGRLIWGVNDFDEAHPMAYANDLVRLAVSAHLASEAGHLPLTQKDICGSILEGYRDGMRDGGLPFVLGENHEWLRQIAESELRDPVHFWAKMDALPTVKGNVPLSAIDAIEHLMPAPGLRYRLASRVAGLGSLGHARYVAIADWHGGRIAREAKALVASACYWAKATDKNHQGPSEILYQAIITRAIRCLDPFVQLRGRWIVRRLSPHCSRIELAALRAPGKELRLLRAMGWETANIHLGSKTARKSILQHLQKQKARWLHKATEQMLKVVREDWKIWRKDG; encoded by the coding sequence ATGAACGTCGTCAAAGCGACCCACCAATTCGAAAAGTGGCTGGGCCAACGAACGGGTCTGGTTACGAAGGACCTTCACGTCAAGCACCTCAACATGAAGGCCGATGTTTTCCCATTTCTGCGAGCTACGTACTATCGCTGGGCCCAGCTCTGGCCCAAAGTCTGTCCTGATCTCGCCAAGGCCCCGCAGGTGCTGGCGGTCGGCGACTTGCATATCGAAAATTTCGGCACCTGGCGCGACATCGAAGGCCGTCTCATCTGGGGCGTCAACGACTTCGACGAAGCTCACCCCATGGCCTATGCTAACGATCTGGTCCGTCTCGCTGTGAGCGCTCACCTGGCATCCGAGGCCGGACACTTGCCGCTCACGCAGAAGGATATTTGCGGTTCCATTCTCGAAGGTTATCGCGACGGCATGCGCGATGGTGGACTCCCATTCGTCCTGGGCGAGAACCACGAATGGCTGCGCCAGATCGCCGAGAGTGAACTGCGCGATCCGGTTCATTTCTGGGCGAAAATGGATGCCCTGCCAACAGTAAAAGGAAATGTGCCGCTCAGCGCGATCGACGCCATCGAGCACCTCATGCCTGCCCCCGGCTTGCGTTACCGCCTGGCCAGCCGCGTTGCCGGTCTGGGAAGTCTGGGCCACGCCCGTTATGTGGCTATTGCCGACTGGCACGGGGGCCGCATCGCCCGCGAAGCCAAAGCCCTGGTTGCCTCCGCCTGTTACTGGGCGAAGGCCACGGATAAAAATCATCAGGGCCCATCGGAGATTCTGTATCAGGCGATCATTACCCGGGCCATCCGCTGTCTTGATCCATTCGTTCAGCTGCGGGGGCGCTGGATTGTGCGTCGCCTGAGTCCGCACTGTTCCCGCATCGAACTGGCCGCGCTGCGGGCGCCCGGCAAGGAGTTACGCCTGCTTCGAGCCATGGGATGGGAGACGGCAAATATCCATCTCGGCAGTAAGACCGCCCGCAAATCCATCCTTCAACACCTCCAAAAGCAGAAAGCCCGATGGCTGCACAAGGCCACCGAGCAAATGTTGAAGGTGGTCCGCGAAGACTGGAAGATCTGGAGGAAAGACGGTTAA
- a CDS encoding L,D-transpeptidase yields MERAIFRANTQRVQRGIVVLALALALALAVPGFTQTALRTPKPVESEHRNRVVLVSIPDRKLAVIDNGNIIATFSVAVGAAASPSPTGDFHIVSRVANPTYYRPGTVIPSGKDNPVGTRWVGLSQKGYGIHGTNAPRSVGHAASHGCIRLRNREMEQLFSMLRTGDVVQIRGRRDEQVARIFGGVADDTTVAEAEDPAQDAGQVTPEQLRTGQ; encoded by the coding sequence ATGGAACGCGCGATCTTCAGGGCGAATACGCAGCGAGTGCAGCGAGGCATTGTTGTTCTGGCTCTGGCCCTGGCGCTAGCGCTGGCGGTCCCCGGCTTCACGCAGACCGCCCTGCGGACTCCGAAACCAGTGGAAAGCGAGCACCGCAATCGGGTCGTGCTGGTCAGCATTCCGGATCGCAAGCTGGCCGTGATTGACAATGGCAACATCATCGCGACGTTTTCAGTCGCGGTCGGCGCGGCGGCGAGTCCAAGTCCGACGGGCGATTTTCACATTGTAAGCCGCGTCGCCAATCCCACCTACTACCGCCCCGGCACGGTGATTCCCAGCGGCAAAGACAATCCGGTGGGAACACGCTGGGTGGGACTGAGCCAGAAGGGTTATGGGATTCACGGAACAAACGCACCGCGGTCGGTGGGACATGCCGCTTCGCACGGATGCATCCGGCTGCGCAATCGCGAGATGGAGCAGTTGTTCAGCATGCTGCGGACCGGCGACGTAGTGCAGATTCGGGGCAGGCGCGACGAACAGGTTGCGCGCATATTTGGCGGCGTCGCGGACGACACAACCGTGGCGGAGGCGGAAGATCCTGCGCAGGATGCTGGTCAAGTAACCCCGGAGCAATTAAGAACCGGGCAATAA